The following nucleotide sequence is from Catillopecten margaritatus gill symbiont.
TCATACTTGGGTACTAAAACAAGAGTTACTATGGATTCCTGTTTTTGGCTGGGGGTTAGCCTTGTTAAAACCGATTACGATTAATCGGGGTGAAAAACTAAAAGCCTTGAAAAAAGTCATTAAACAAGGCGCCGTAAAAATCTCTGAAGGTATTTTTGTGGTGGTATTCCCCGAAGGCACCCGCCAACCTTACGGGCAACTTGGTGAATACCAAAAAGGGGGTGTTTCTATTGCTAAAAAAACGGGTACTGACATTTGCCCCGTGTACCACAATGCGGGTAGATTCTGGCCCAAAGGTAGTTTTATAAAATACCCTGGAACAATTACTGTTGTTATTGGTAAGTCGATCAGCGTTAAAGGAAAATCAGCGGGTAAATTAATTAAAGAAGTAAAAGATTGGACTGAAGAGACGGCTAAGAATATTGCTGAGCATTGAAAATTTTACAAAATAATTCAGCGGTTTTTTGCGTATCATAAAGTGCTGAATGTGCACTACTGTCATTCCATTCAATATTAGCCACACGCATTGCTTTTGCCAGCACAGTTTCCCCATAATATAAAGCCGAAAGACTAACAGTATCAAGGGTTGAGAACTGGTGGAATGGGTTTTTTAACTTTGAACGATTGCCCGCTGCGTACAAAAATCCCAAGTCAAAAAAAGCATTGTGCCCAACCAAAATGGCACGAGTGCATTCTTCGGCTTTAACTTCGGCACCCACTGCTTGAAAAATTTCACCTAACGCTTCTTTTTCACTGACTGCCATACGCAAAGGATTATCCACATCAATGCCATTAAATTTGAGTGCTGATGGTTCTAAATTAGCCCCTTTAAAGGGTTTTACATGAAAGTGTATCGGGTTTTTCGGATAAAAAATGCCCGCTTCATCAATGCCGATGGCAATCGCACAAATTTCTAACATTGCATCAGTTTGTGCATTAAAACCCGCAGTTTCAATATCAATCACAACGGGTAAATACCCCCTGATACGCTCTTTAATTTTCATTCTCTACCCTCTTAAAAAAGATGGATGAATTGCGCTGATGGTCAAATAATTTTTGACGATTCTTCGGTAACTCACTAATATCCATCTGTACAAAGTTTTGCTTTAAAAACCATTCTGCATTGTGTTTAGACAAGGCAAAAACTTTAGAAAAGCAATCTTTTTGTGCTTTTTGCATTACTTTAGCCAACAGTTTATCTGAAACACCTTGATTTTGCATACTTTTCGATACTGCTAATGCATAAATTTCCCCCATGCCCCCTTCTTGGCAGTTTTTCAGCCCTGCACAAGCAACAACTTTGCCCGATTGCTCCATTGTGACAAAATCAACGAGGTTGTCGTTAATTTGTGCATAAGTGCGGGGTAAAATACTGCCTTCCTCAATAAAAGGTGTGATTAGGTCTAATATTTGCTGTGCTGTGTTCAAAATTCGTCGTGAAAACTTTGAGAAAAAGGTTATTTTAGTCTAAAATTTAGCACTTTATCTCTATACAAAAAAATTATGTCTGCAAAAACAAGAAAATATTCCTCTCAAGTGGTTGATGGTTATGAGCGCGCACCGAGTCGTGCAATGCTTTACCCAGTGGGCTTTACCAAAGAAGATTTCAATAAGCCACAAGTCGGCATCGCCTCCACTTGGTCGATGGTTACCCCTTGTAATATGCACATCAACAAGTTAGCAGACGAAGCAGAGAAAGGCGTTAACTCTGCGGGTGGAAAAGGTGTTATCTTTAACACTATCACCATTTCAGATGGTATTTCTATGGGCTCTGAGGGCATGAAATACTCTTTAGTTTCTCGTGAAGTGATTGCTGATTCGATTGAAACCGTTGTGGGGTGCCAAGGTTTTGATGGTGTTGTTGCCATTGGTGGCTGTGATAAAAATATGCCTGGTTGTATCATTGGGCTTGCACGGCTTAATCGCCCAGGTATCTTTGTTTATGGCGGTACAATTCAGCCAGGTAAAGGTCATACCGATGTTGTTAGCGTTTTTGAAGCAGTCGGACAATTTGCCAACAATGCAATTGATGCAATTGAATTAGAGAACATTGAAAAAACTGCCATCCCTGGCCCAGGCTCTTGTGGTGGTATGTACACTGCTAATACGATGGCAAGTGCGATTGAAGCGTTAGGAATGAGTTTACCAAACTCTTCTGCGCAAGATGCAATTTCAGCAGATAAAAATAACGACTGCGTGCGTGCAGGCGAAGCAGTACTCAACCTTTTAGAGAAAGACATTAAGCCAAATGATATTATGACAATGAAAGCA
It contains:
- the rnt gene encoding Ribonuclease T — translated: MKIKERIRGYLPVVIDIETAGFNAQTDAMLEICAIAIGIDEAGIFYPKNPIHFHVKPFKGANLEPSALKFNGIDVDNPLRMAVSEKEALGEIFQAVGAEVKAEECTRAILVGHNAFFDLGFLYAAGNRSKLKNPFHQFSTLDTVSLSALYYGETVLAKAMRVANIEWNDSSAHSALYDTQKTAELFCKIFNAQQYS
- the argA gene encoding Amino-acid acetyltransferase; translated protein: MNTAQQILDLITPFIEEGSILPRTYAQINDNLVDFVTMEQSGKVVACAGLKNCQEGGMGEIYALAVSKSMQNQGVSDKLLAKVMQKAQKDCFSKVFALSKHNAEWFLKQNFVQMDISELPKNRQKLFDHQRNSSIFFKRVENEN